One stretch of Synergistaceae bacterium DNA includes these proteins:
- a CDS encoding response regulator transcription factor yields the protein MKILIVEDEKAISDVEKAYIERDGYGADIAPDGLRALELFRGNCYDLVLLDLMLPGMQGEDVCREMRKVSNVPILMVTARSREDDVVAGLDAGADDYIVKPFSPRVLMARIRANIRKMDGSGDGMAQIITIGDSLVIDVQNLTVKKNGEDIPLTRNEFMILSKMAARPEKTWSRDELITYALGYEYDGFERSIDSYIKNIRKKLSDTDHENGYIKTVHGFGYRIAGRLPE from the coding sequence GTGACGGCTACGGTGCCGATATAGCGCCTGACGGCCTCCGTGCGCTTGAGTTGTTCCGCGGGAACTGCTACGATCTGGTGCTGCTTGATCTCATGCTCCCGGGCATGCAGGGAGAGGATGTATGCAGAGAGATGCGCAAGGTGTCCAATGTCCCAATACTTATGGTGACGGCCCGCAGCCGTGAAGACGATGTTGTCGCAGGGCTTGACGCCGGTGCGGATGACTACATAGTGAAACCGTTCAGCCCGAGGGTCCTCATGGCACGCATTCGCGCCAACATAAGAAAAATGGACGGATCCGGTGATGGGATGGCGCAGATAATTACAATAGGGGACAGCTTAGTGATCGACGTACAGAATTTAACGGTAAAAAAGAACGGAGAGGATATACCTCTTACAAGGAACGAATTCATGATACTTTCTAAAATGGCGGCGCGTCCAGAGAAGACATGGAGCAGGGACGAACTGATAACATATGCGCTTGGCTATGAATACGACGGTTTTGAGCGCTCAATAGACAGCTATATTAAAAATATCAGAAAAAAACTCTCCGATACAGATCATGAAAACGGATACATCAAGACAGTACACGGCTTCGGCTACAGGATAGCGGGGCGGCTACCGGAATGA